In Tistrella mobilis, the following proteins share a genomic window:
- a CDS encoding YihY/virulence factor BrkB family protein, which produces MTAEDGRTGTLRGQAENGLDPDGAPAEHEARGRHARGPDEMPMRGWKDVLWRTVRQVIEDRVEAVAAGVAFYTLLAIFPGITALISIYGLFADPAAVVEHMTLLGDVLPAGPVQLMSEQMLRVSRQPQGQLGFGALFSLAIALWSANQGMKAMFDALDVAYGERQSRSFVVFTAVTLGFTLAAILSTALVLAALALLPVALDVLPLGTSAEQLLDIGRWPLLVLIVVLGTSVLYRYAPSRRTARWRWVTPGGCLAAVVWLIASMAFSWYVANLAGYDRMYGPLGAVVVFMTWIWISVMIVLVGAELNAELEHQTACDSTEGRPKPMGRRGAYVADTLGKLP; this is translated from the coding sequence ATGACGGCAGAGGACGGCCGGACGGGCACGCTGCGCGGCCAGGCCGAAAACGGGCTCGATCCGGATGGCGCACCGGCCGAGCACGAGGCCCGCGGTCGCCACGCCCGGGGGCCGGACGAGATGCCGATGCGGGGCTGGAAGGATGTCCTCTGGCGCACCGTCCGGCAGGTGATCGAAGATCGGGTGGAGGCCGTGGCGGCGGGCGTCGCCTTCTATACCCTGCTCGCCATCTTCCCGGGCATCACCGCGCTGATCTCGATCTACGGCCTGTTCGCCGATCCGGCGGCGGTGGTGGAGCATATGACCCTGCTGGGCGATGTGCTGCCCGCAGGCCCCGTGCAGCTGATGTCCGAGCAGATGCTGCGGGTTTCCCGCCAGCCGCAGGGGCAGCTGGGCTTCGGGGCGCTGTTCAGCCTCGCCATCGCCCTCTGGAGCGCCAATCAGGGCATGAAGGCGATGTTCGATGCGCTCGACGTCGCCTATGGCGAGCGGCAGTCGCGCTCTTTCGTGGTCTTCACCGCCGTCACGCTTGGGTTCACCCTTGCGGCCATCCTGTCGACGGCGCTGGTGCTGGCGGCGCTCGCTTTGCTGCCGGTGGCGCTGGATGTGCTGCCGCTCGGGACCTCGGCCGAGCAGCTGCTCGACATCGGCCGCTGGCCCCTGCTGGTGCTGATCGTGGTGCTGGGCACCAGCGTGCTCTATCGCTATGCCCCGAGCCGCAGGACCGCCCGCTGGCGCTGGGTCACCCCCGGCGGCTGTCTGGCGGCCGTGGTCTGGCTGATCGCCTCCATGGCCTTCTCCTGGTATGTGGCGAACCTCGCCGGCTATGACCGGATGTACGGTCCGCTGGGGGCGGTGGTGGTGTTCATGACCTGGATCTGGATCTCGGTCATGATCGTGCTGGTCGGCGCCGAGCTGAATGCCGAGCTGGAGCACCAGACCGCCTGCGACTCGACCGAAGGCCGGCCCAAGCCGATGGGGCGGCGGGGGGCCTATGTCGCCGACACGCTGGGCAAGCTGCC